The Chitinophagales bacterium genome has a window encoding:
- a CDS encoding tetratricopeptide repeat protein, giving the protein MKNTLLVLAAALSVTAGYAQKKNIQSASNSLKYKEYKEAMEYIEEAVKDPSTKDDPKAWLVRGSIYLSMDQDPGYTDKGYYKEAITSYKKVVELKPNYETDAVNNGLMYGAYKCYNTAVMSYNAKKWDDAYNDAKQTVEIHDMDGGKRFSNKGFDTVASGALVIQAYSAFYSGQVDKALPVLEALKSNPIEGNNANTYLIIADAYKKKGDQAKELATLEEAKAKFPNNTNIRNEELNYYIRTKQQDKLIAKLQEAVTSEPENAVYQYNLANAYTNMAFPKKSDGSSDTQPGDYKDLVMKAEKGFEKAISLDPDNVGYHYDMGVLFFNQASQVTEQMNLITGTTPEDDKKYNDLKAIRDGLFEKAFPHLEKVYTTYEPKLSSLDNDNKNMYMSAISAMREIYARQNKLDKAAELKKKFEEAN; this is encoded by the coding sequence ATGAAAAATACATTATTGGTATTGGCTGCTGCTCTGAGTGTAACAGCAGGCTATGCCCAAAAGAAAAATATCCAGTCCGCAAGTAATAGCCTGAAGTACAAAGAATACAAAGAAGCTATGGAGTATATTGAAGAGGCTGTAAAGGATCCTTCTACTAAAGATGATCCTAAAGCATGGCTGGTGCGTGGTTCCATATATCTTTCTATGGACCAGGATCCGGGTTATACTGATAAAGGATACTACAAAGAAGCAATAACTTCTTATAAGAAAGTTGTTGAGCTGAAGCCTAATTACGAAACAGATGCTGTAAACAATGGTTTGATGTATGGCGCTTATAAATGTTATAATACTGCAGTTATGAGCTACAATGCTAAAAAATGGGATGATGCCTATAATGACGCAAAACAAACCGTTGAAATACATGACATGGATGGCGGTAAGCGTTTCAGTAACAAGGGATTTGATACTGTAGCTTCTGGTGCATTGGTCATTCAGGCATACAGCGCGTTTTATAGTGGACAAGTTGACAAGGCATTGCCTGTACTTGAAGCACTTAAAAGTAACCCGATAGAAGGTAACAATGCCAATACCTACCTGATCATTGCAGATGCATACAAAAAGAAAGGCGACCAGGCAAAAGAACTGGCAACATTGGAAGAAGCAAAGGCAAAATTTCCGAATAATACTAATATCAGGAATGAGGAACTGAATTACTACATCCGTACCAAACAGCAAGATAAGCTGATAGCCAAACTGCAGGAAGCCGTTACATCAGAACCGGAGAATGCTGTTTACCAATACAACCTGGCCAATGCTTATACAAATATGGCTTTTCCTAAAAAGAGTGACGGCTCATCGGATACACAGCCCGGAGATTATAAGGACCTGGTAATGAAAGCTGAAAAAGGTTTTGAAAAAGCTATTTCATTAGATCCCGATAATGTTGGTTACCATTATGATATGGGCGTATTATTCTTCAACCAGGCATCGCAGGTGACAGAGCAAATGAACCTGATCACCGGTACCACTCCTGAAGATGATAAGAAATACAATGATCTGAAAGCAATCAGGGATGGGTTGTTTGAAAAAGCATTCCCACACCTGGAGAAAGTGTATACAACTTACGAACCTAAGTTGAGCAGCCTGGACAATGATAACAAAAATATGTACATGTCTGCTATCTCTGCCATGCGTGAAATATATGCCCGCCAGAACAAACTGGATAAAGCGGCTGAATTGAAAAAGAAATTTGAAGAGGCCAACTAG
- a CDS encoding acyl-CoA desaturase — MVTKTILILLMYLVPTAVMISGIFNANAIAFLSMWVLMGIGMVGVGCSIMHDSNHGSYSKNKTLNKILGKVIVLVGGYHVTWKIQHNILHHTYTNIEGLDHDIDAGIFLRFSPNSKWYAMHKFQHLYAWFLYGLLTLQWATIKDFRQVYEYHKLDLLKKEKKTLKSALLEVAVYKILYYALIVFVPIFVMGAPWHLVLIGFVLMHFVAGLSLSAIFQLAHVMEECDFPNPDDHRKMQNNWAVHQLHTTANFSAKSRIMSWFIGGLNRQIEHHLFPHICHIHYKKIAPIVKQTALEYNLPYYEQKTFVTALMDHTRMLRKMGKNKAA, encoded by the coding sequence ATGGTTACTAAGACAATACTTATCCTCCTGATGTACCTGGTACCGACGGCAGTAATGATATCGGGAATATTCAATGCCAATGCAATTGCGTTCTTAAGCATGTGGGTATTGATGGGTATTGGTATGGTTGGTGTTGGTTGCTCTATCATGCACGATTCTAACCATGGTTCTTATTCAAAGAACAAAACGCTGAATAAAATATTGGGTAAAGTAATTGTACTGGTGGGTGGTTATCATGTTACCTGGAAGATACAGCATAACATATTGCATCATACCTATACCAATATCGAAGGATTGGACCACGATATTGACGCGGGAATATTCCTGCGTTTTTCGCCCAATTCCAAGTGGTATGCTATGCACAAATTTCAGCACCTGTATGCGTGGTTCCTGTATGGTTTACTAACGCTACAATGGGCGACAATTAAAGACTTCCGCCAGGTGTATGAATATCACAAGCTGGACCTGTTGAAGAAGGAGAAGAAGACGTTAAAGTCTGCTTTGCTGGAAGTGGCTGTATACAAAATATTGTACTATGCGCTGATCGTGTTCGTGCCAATTTTTGTAATGGGTGCTCCATGGCACCTGGTGCTGATCGGTTTTGTATTGATGCACTTTGTTGCGGGCCTCTCTCTTTCCGCCATATTCCAACTGGCACACGTGATGGAAGAGTGTGATTTCCCAAACCCTGACGACCACAGGAAAATGCAGAATAACTGGGCTGTACACCAACTGCATACTACAGCTAACTTCTCAGCAAAAAGCAGGATCATGTCATGGTTCATAGGTGGACTGAACAGGCAAATAGAACATCACCTGTTCCCGCACATATGCCATATACACTATAAGAAGATAGCGCCAATAGTTAAGCAAACAGCACTGGAATATAACCTGCCGTATTATGAGCAGAAGACCTTTGTTACTGCTTTGATGGATCATACGCGTATGCTCCGTAAAATGGGTAAGAACAAAGCTGCTTAG
- a CDS encoding fatty acid desaturase: MLEGKQLILATKEYASENKAQSWFSLLSTLLLLIGSFACTILIPYIIGKIAFSVLSGLLMVRLFIIYHDFQHHAILHRSAPAKLIMTLYGIFVLAPASIWKRSHDYHHAHNSKLFSASIGSYPIATKQKFLSMSPGEKRVYLAIRHPLTIIMGYFSMFIFGMCINSFTSAPRKHIDSLIALIVHALLIYIVVHFFGWQAWIFTMFIPFFIASAMGAYLFYAQHNFPGTAFSCKEDWKYEIAALESSSYMVMNPIMEWFTGNIGYHHIHHLNSRIPFYRLPEAMKAIPELQQAKTTTLRPKDIIACFRLKVWDPELNRMVGFRELKGKVVPVRA, encoded by the coding sequence GTGCTCGAAGGTAAACAGCTAATTTTAGCTACTAAAGAATATGCGTCGGAGAACAAAGCACAAAGCTGGTTCTCATTATTATCAACCCTATTGTTGCTGATAGGTTCATTTGCGTGCACAATACTCATACCTTATATTATTGGTAAGATCGCATTCAGTGTCCTTTCCGGCCTGTTGATGGTCCGTCTGTTCATTATCTATCACGACTTTCAGCACCATGCCATATTGCACCGGTCCGCACCTGCAAAGCTAATCATGACCCTTTACGGTATCTTTGTTCTGGCACCTGCCAGCATCTGGAAACGTTCACATGACTATCATCATGCACACAACTCCAAGCTATTCAGTGCCAGCATAGGGTCATACCCTATTGCTACCAAACAAAAGTTTTTGTCCATGTCTCCCGGAGAAAAGCGCGTATACCTGGCTATCAGGCACCCGCTCACCATAATAATGGGATATTTCTCCATGTTCATCTTTGGCATGTGTATCAATTCGTTTACCAGTGCTCCGCGCAAACATATAGATTCGCTTATTGCACTCATAGTCCATGCTTTACTAATATACATTGTGGTTCATTTCTTTGGCTGGCAGGCATGGATATTTACCATGTTCATTCCCTTCTTTATCGCCAGTGCCATGGGGGCATATTTATTCTATGCACAACATAATTTTCCCGGCACTGCTTTCAGTTGCAAAGAAGACTGGAAATATGAGATTGCTGCTCTTGAGTCTTCCAGCTATATGGTAATGAACCCCATAATGGAATGGTTCACAGGCAATATAGGCTACCACCATATTCACCACCTTAACTCAAGGATACCTTTCTACAGGCTACCTGAAGCAATGAAGGCTATACCCGAGCTACAGCAAGCAAAAACAACTACACTAAGACCCAAAGATATCATCGCCTGCTTCAGGCTGAAAGTCTGGGACCCGGAACTGAACCGCATGGTTGGTTTCAGAGAATTAAAAGGGAAAGTTGTTCCAGTACGTGCCTGA
- a CDS encoding lysophospholipid acyltransferase family protein has protein sequence MSAISYYLALPFFYLISLLPFRVLYILSDFLYFILFHVLGYRKQVVYTNLRNSFPGKTEQEIDQLGRKYYKYLCDLTLETFKTLTISPKAMLKHCGISKESLELFNKLAEKNQSVILVLGHLGNWEWAGNTVSLTCKHHLYVIYHPLSNKHFDGLMYRMRSRFGSGLIPMKDTFRRMLGNRSELTATAFIADQTPSPEGAYWMTFLNQDTPIFKGTEVIAKKINYPVVYGGIRKLRRGHYEIFVEMLVENPKDTAEGEITEIHTRRLEKDIIENPELWIWSHRRWKHKRN, from the coding sequence TTGTCGGCAATATCATACTACCTGGCTTTACCGTTTTTTTACCTCATTTCGCTGCTACCCTTCAGGGTGCTGTATATCCTGTCCGACTTCCTGTATTTCATCCTGTTTCATGTTCTCGGGTATCGTAAGCAGGTGGTGTACACCAACCTGCGTAACTCCTTCCCGGGAAAAACAGAACAAGAGATAGACCAGCTTGGTAGAAAATATTATAAATACCTGTGCGACCTGACACTGGAGACTTTCAAAACGCTGACTATCAGCCCGAAAGCGATGCTGAAGCATTGTGGTATCAGCAAAGAATCCCTGGAACTGTTCAACAAACTGGCAGAAAAGAACCAGAGCGTGATACTGGTATTGGGACACCTTGGCAACTGGGAATGGGCGGGCAATACGGTAAGCCTTACCTGCAAACACCACCTGTACGTAATATATCACCCACTCAGCAATAAGCACTTCGATGGCCTGATGTATAGGATGCGCAGTCGTTTCGGCTCAGGACTCATACCCATGAAAGATACTTTCAGGCGCATGCTGGGTAACAGGAGTGAACTCACAGCAACCGCATTCATTGCCGACCAGACCCCATCTCCTGAAGGTGCTTACTGGATGACCTTTCTAAACCAGGACACACCTATTTTCAAGGGAACAGAAGTTATTGCAAAAAAGATCAACTATCCCGTTGTTTATGGCGGCATTAGAAAACTGAGACGAGGTCACTATGAGATATTCGTTGAGATGCTGGTAGAAAACCCTAAGGACACAGCGGAGGGCGAGATCACAGAGATACATACCCGCAGACTGGAAAAAGACATCATAGAAAACCCCGAACTCTGGATATGGTCGCACAGGCGCTGGAAGCATAAAAGAAATTAA
- a CDS encoding DEAD/DEAH box helicase, with amino-acid sequence MTFEDFGFDPDVEDGLNTMGYKTPTPIQEKAIPVILDNKDLIACAQTGTGKTAAYLLPLLHKIITSPVCQLNTLILAPTRELAQQIDQQIDGLAYYMDISSIPIYGGGSGEIFTQQRRALDAGVDIVIATPGRLISHLASGAVKLDDLQHLVLDEADRMLDMGFYDDIVKIIGYLPSHRQTLLFSATMPPKIRALANKILVNPVEVNIAISKPAEGINQQAYMVFDDNKVELLKALLKANTYTSIIIFASTKENVKKLDRELAKAGITAKAFHSDLDQAEREDLMNKFKSRRIPVLIGTDVLSRGIDVEGIDLVVNYDVPPDPEDYVHRIGRTARAASTGTAITFINDKDQEKFARIERLIERELEKQNPPEGIPAGPEYNPRRRGGGGQHKGGNRSGGKRNYNKGKSSGNRKKWNNGPKKS; translated from the coding sequence TTGACATTTGAAGATTTTGGTTTCGACCCCGATGTAGAGGACGGGTTGAATACAATGGGGTATAAAACTCCAACCCCGATACAAGAGAAAGCGATCCCGGTAATACTTGATAATAAAGACTTGATAGCCTGCGCCCAGACGGGTACAGGCAAAACGGCAGCTTACCTGCTGCCCTTACTGCACAAGATCATTACATCACCTGTATGCCAGCTGAATACGCTGATACTGGCACCTACACGTGAACTGGCTCAACAAATAGACCAACAGATAGATGGATTGGCCTACTATATGGATATAAGCTCTATACCCATATATGGTGGTGGTAGTGGTGAAATATTCACGCAGCAGCGCCGTGCATTGGATGCGGGAGTGGACATTGTGATAGCTACGCCCGGCAGGTTGATTTCGCACCTGGCTTCCGGGGCGGTGAAACTTGATGACTTGCAACACCTGGTATTAGACGAGGCTGACCGTATGCTGGATATGGGATTTTATGATGATATCGTAAAGATCATTGGCTATCTACCATCACACAGGCAGACCCTTTTGTTTTCAGCAACCATGCCACCCAAAATACGTGCACTGGCCAACAAGATATTGGTAAACCCTGTTGAGGTAAATATTGCTATATCAAAACCGGCAGAAGGTATTAATCAACAGGCCTACATGGTTTTTGATGATAATAAAGTAGAGTTACTTAAAGCATTACTTAAAGCTAACACCTACACCAGTATTATCATTTTTGCCTCTACTAAAGAGAATGTGAAGAAACTGGATCGTGAACTGGCTAAAGCCGGTATAACAGCTAAGGCTTTCCACTCTGACCTGGACCAGGCAGAACGTGAGGACCTGATGAATAAGTTCAAGAGCAGGCGCATACCTGTGCTGATAGGTACTGATGTACTGTCGCGTGGCATAGATGTAGAAGGAATTGATCTTGTAGTGAATTATGATGTGCCACCGGATCCTGAAGATTATGTGCACCGTATTGGCCGTACAGCCCGTGCCGCTTCAACAGGCACTGCTATTACCTTTATCAATGATAAAGACCAGGAGAAGTTTGCACGCATAGAGCGATTGATAGAGCGCGAACTGGAAAAACAGAATCCGCCTGAGGGTATTCCCGCCGGTCCTGAATACAACCCGCGCCGCAGAGGTGGAGGAGGGCAACACAAAGGAGGTAATCGTAGCGGTGGCAAAAGAAACTATAATAAGGGCAAGAGTTCGGGCAACAGGAAAAAGTGGAATAACGGACCGAAGAAAAGCTGA
- a CDS encoding DUF5034 domain-containing protein, protein MIRKLLLLLPLLVINIAGLVSCGTCIGVKAPHECITYTDIGIRALDIRDSSELQTGDSIAYSNFAIQLSVNDDARYCHSENSALLGNTAYACSKSAIPIIQDSIVSIEVISDHDFDDAHTAGSDLTAYFVIPDRVALNSPGNFDMNYLELYQAPAFTSTHTFTIMLQQKSGNVLTATLVPVKIGN, encoded by the coding sequence ATGATCAGAAAACTTTTACTATTGCTGCCATTGCTTGTGATAAATATCGCCGGTCTTGTATCATGTGGTACGTGCATTGGAGTTAAAGCCCCGCATGAATGCATAACTTATACGGATATAGGTATCAGGGCATTAGACATCCGTGATTCCTCAGAATTGCAAACCGGAGATTCTATTGCTTACAGCAATTTTGCTATACAACTGTCTGTCAATGATGATGCACGCTATTGTCATTCAGAAAACTCAGCTTTGTTGGGAAATACGGCATATGCATGTTCAAAAAGTGCGATACCTATTATTCAGGATTCGATAGTGAGTATTGAGGTGATTAGTGACCATGATTTTGACGATGCTCATACAGCAGGTTCAGACCTAACAGCATATTTTGTTATTCCTGACAGGGTAGCATTGAATTCGCCCGGTAATTTTGATATGAATTATTTAGAATTATACCAGGCTCCTGCGTTTACATCCACGCATACGTTTACTATTATGTTACAACAGAAAAGCGGAAATGTATTAACAGCAACGTTAGTGCCTGTCAAAATAGGTAATTAA
- the fdhF gene encoding formate dehydrogenase subunit alpha, protein MSKQYYVKPSQGGIQSTDKVADKVAYVDGVPFKLIPGETILAFLKRNFGEDYVPTLCDAPNLKPFGACRVCSVDVALTANGSSKAMASCHTPVSPDMYIYPHSSRINELRKNIVELVLTDHPLDCLTCEVNNNCELQTVAAQVGIRDVRYPEGKNHLDRKKDLSHPYMRTDMSKCINCSRCVRACDEVQGQFVLSMAGRGFDAHIVKGQEVSFFESDCVSCGACAQACPTSAISDIYESKSVEVDEKVRTVCTYCGVGCNLEVSVKGGKVKSIQAPFDAETNGGHTCLKGRYAFAFYNHPDRLNTPLIKKNGEFVEATWDEAYDFIADKLTDIKAKHGGDAIAGISSARGTNEENYLAQKFIRAVMGTNNIDCCARVCHSPTAIGMQRTFGTGAATNSIIDLKYTECIMVIGANPTSGHPVTGAKLKQFEISGKPSIVIDPRRTELAKYATYHLQLRPGTNVAMLNMLLYYIISEGLEAKEFIEARTEGYEEFKANILKLDMDELSRITGVDKELARKAAIAYASAHAAMSFHGLGVTEHSQGTFTVMQIADLAMITGNIGRRGVGVNPLRGQNNVQGAADMGAQPYQGAGYMSVTDPGFHKRYEEFYNAKLPDYEGYKIPEMFDAAIDGKLKAMWVIGEDIAQTDPNTHHVVKALNSLELLVVQELFMTETAKLATVVLPASSFLEKSGTFTNGERRIQAVNAVVDPIPGTKSDGQIMVDIMNRMGYKQPAVYDPKWVLEEVSQIVPFFEGVKWDELGSNGKQWPVAKDGKGTDMLHTETFKRGLGKFVFSEWMETSELVQHGKEYPYIITTNRELEHYNCGAMTRRTPNVDILTEDVLLISPEDAAKNLINDGDMVCVESPRGKVDIKARITDEVKPGVLSSTFHFPEIMLNNITSSVSDTEAMCPEYKVVAVNIRKSKGQYKNKPA, encoded by the coding sequence ATGAGTAAACAATATTATGTAAAGCCGTCACAAGGTGGCATACAGAGCACAGATAAAGTAGCAGACAAGGTAGCCTATGTAGATGGCGTACCTTTCAAACTGATACCGGGAGAAACGATACTGGCCTTCCTCAAAAGGAACTTCGGCGAGGACTATGTGCCTACCCTCTGCGATGCGCCAAACCTGAAACCATTCGGAGCATGCCGTGTGTGTAGTGTAGATGTGGCATTGACAGCCAATGGAAGCAGCAAGGCGATGGCTTCCTGCCATACACCTGTGTCTCCGGACATGTATATCTATCCGCACTCATCTCGTATCAACGAACTGCGTAAGAATATTGTGGAACTGGTGCTGACAGACCACCCGCTGGACTGCCTGACATGTGAAGTGAATAATAACTGTGAGCTGCAAACCGTTGCCGCACAGGTAGGTATACGCGATGTGCGCTACCCTGAAGGGAAGAACCACCTGGACCGTAAGAAAGACCTGAGCCACCCGTATATGCGTACGGATATGTCCAAATGTATCAACTGTTCTCGTTGTGTGCGTGCTTGTGATGAAGTACAGGGACAATTTGTACTGAGTATGGCCGGCCGTGGTTTTGATGCACATATTGTAAAAGGACAGGAAGTTAGCTTCTTCGAATCAGATTGTGTAAGCTGCGGCGCATGTGCGCAGGCATGTCCAACTTCTGCCATTTCTGATATATACGAATCGAAATCAGTTGAAGTAGATGAGAAGGTACGTACCGTATGTACTTACTGTGGCGTGGGTTGTAACCTGGAAGTATCAGTAAAAGGTGGTAAGGTAAAATCTATACAGGCACCGTTTGATGCTGAAACCAACGGAGGCCATACCTGCCTTAAAGGCCGTTATGCTTTCGCTTTCTATAACCATCCTGACCGCCTGAACACACCGCTCATTAAAAAGAACGGTGAGTTTGTAGAGGCTACATGGGACGAGGCATATGACTTTATAGCTGATAAGCTGACAGATATTAAAGCAAAACATGGCGGTGATGCCATAGCCGGTATATCATCGGCCCGTGGTACGAACGAGGAAAACTACCTGGCACAGAAATTCATCCGTGCCGTGATGGGTACTAATAATATCGACTGTTGCGCACGTGTTTGCCACTCGCCTACTGCCATTGGCATGCAGCGCACATTCGGTACAGGTGCAGCTACCAACTCCATAATCGACCTGAAATATACAGAGTGTATCATGGTGATAGGCGCTAACCCTACATCTGGCCACCCTGTAACAGGTGCTAAACTGAAACAATTTGAAATAAGCGGCAAGCCAAGTATCGTTATCGACCCTCGTCGTACAGAACTGGCTAAGTATGCGACATACCATTTACAGCTGCGCCCCGGCACAAACGTGGCTATGCTGAATATGCTGCTGTATTATATCATCAGCGAGGGGCTGGAAGCTAAAGAATTTATCGAAGCACGTACTGAGGGCTACGAAGAGTTCAAAGCCAACATCCTGAAGCTGGATATGGACGAACTGTCTCGCATCACGGGTGTAGATAAAGAACTGGCACGCAAAGCAGCAATCGCTTACGCATCGGCTCATGCGGCTATGTCTTTCCACGGCCTGGGTGTTACGGAACATTCTCAAGGTACATTTACTGTTATGCAGATAGCTGACCTGGCTATGATCACCGGTAACATCGGCCGTCGTGGTGTGGGTGTTAACCCGCTGCGTGGCCAGAATAACGTACAGGGCGCTGCAGATATGGGGGCACAACCTTACCAGGGTGCCGGCTATATGAGCGTTACAGACCCGGGCTTCCATAAGCGTTACGAAGAATTCTACAATGCCAAGTTGCCTGATTATGAAGGCTACAAAATACCTGAGATGTTTGATGCAGCCATTGATGGCAAACTGAAAGCTATGTGGGTGATAGGTGAAGACATAGCTCAAACAGACCCCAATACGCATCACGTAGTTAAAGCATTAAATAGCCTGGAGCTACTTGTGGTACAGGAACTGTTCATGACGGAAACAGCTAAGCTGGCTACTGTTGTATTACCTGCATCTTCTTTCCTGGAAAAGAGTGGAACATTTACCAATGGTGAGCGCAGGATACAGGCAGTGAATGCGGTGGTTGACCCGATACCAGGTACAAAATCTGATGGACAGATCATGGTGGACATCATGAACCGTATGGGCTACAAGCAACCTGCAGTTTATGACCCTAAATGGGTACTTGAAGAAGTATCTCAGATAGTACCTTTCTTTGAAGGTGTGAAATGGGATGAATTAGGTAGCAATGGAAAGCAATGGCCGGTTGCCAAAGATGGCAAGGGTACTGATATGCTACACACGGAGACCTTCAAACGTGGCCTGGGTAAATTCGTTTTCAGCGAATGGATGGAAACATCCGAACTAGTACAACATGGTAAGGAATATCCGTACATCATCACTACCAACCGTGAGCTGGAGCATTACAACTGTGGAGCGATGACAAGGCGTACACCGAATGTGGATATACTGACAGAAGATGTATTACTCATCAGCCCTGAAGACGCTGCTAAAAACCTCATCAACGATGGTGATATGGTTTGTGTAGAATCTCCTCGTGGCAAGGTGGACATCAAAGCACGTATTACTGACGAAGTGAAACCGGGTGTACTAAGCAGCACCTTCCACTTCCCTGAAATAATGCTGAACAATATTACCTCCAGCGTATCAGACACTGAAGCTATGTGCCCTGAGTACAAAGTAGTAGCAGTAAACATCAGGAAAAGTAAAGGACAGTATAAGAACAAGCCTGCATAA
- a CDS encoding NAD(P)H-dependent oxidoreductase subunit E, protein MSKNLGELSGRKGLQENLFEELGIAARETGTVAADDIHKLAEEFLIGDANVYGTATFYDFLRPENKGKKVYVCNGSSCMTAGTQSALKEKLLEHYQPEEIGEMCCLGRCHENSSFNVNGLNYSGDAINNIEALKRGERGAIDKYNVASHGTAVLTNPFPGIDEYYKILDTALSMSADELLAELKTSGLRGRGGAGFPISFKLESCKNTAGDMKFIVCNADEGDPGAYSDRYLLEHQPHAVLMGMMIAGYIAGANTGVVYIRGEYPESIEITQQAINDLKAKKLLGDDILGTGFNYDFKVIKAQGAYICGEETALLSSIEGQRPEVRVRPPYPTQEGLFNKPTVVNNVETLACIPWVIQNGGAKFAAIGVGKSTGTKLVSLDGFFNKPGIYEVDMGTPLSVVINDLGGGFKEDIKAMHIGGPLGGLVPVDKINDLSVDFESFSQNGFLLGHASVVCIPRNYPIIKYIEHLFQFTAHESCGKCFPCRLGSTRGYEMVNKAQTSDYKMDRKLFTDLITTMEIGSLCALGGGLPLPIRNSLKYFDNELAQYFS, encoded by the coding sequence ATGTCAAAAAACCTTGGTGAATTATCAGGCAGGAAAGGGCTGCAGGAGAACCTTTTTGAAGAACTGGGCATAGCTGCAAGAGAAACGGGCACTGTTGCTGCAGACGATATACACAAGCTGGCAGAGGAATTCCTGATAGGAGATGCGAATGTGTATGGTACTGCTACCTTTTACGACTTTCTACGCCCTGAGAACAAAGGCAAGAAAGTATATGTGTGCAATGGCAGCTCATGCATGACCGCCGGCACGCAATCTGCACTGAAAGAAAAACTGCTGGAACATTACCAACCCGAAGAGATAGGCGAAATGTGCTGCCTCGGACGTTGCCACGAGAACAGCTCTTTTAACGTGAACGGGCTGAACTACTCAGGCGATGCTATCAACAACATAGAAGCACTGAAAAGAGGTGAGCGTGGAGCCATAGACAAGTATAATGTGGCTTCGCATGGCACGGCGGTGCTTACCAATCCATTCCCCGGCATAGACGAATACTATAAAATACTGGATACTGCATTAAGCATGTCGGCAGACGAACTGCTGGCAGAGTTGAAAACATCAGGCCTGCGTGGTCGTGGTGGTGCGGGCTTCCCCATATCATTCAAGCTGGAGTCTTGCAAAAACACTGCGGGCGATATGAAATTCATCGTATGTAATGCGGACGAAGGCGACCCCGGTGCTTACAGCGACAGGTACCTTCTGGAGCATCAGCCTCATGCTGTATTGATGGGCATGATGATAGCCGGATACATTGCCGGTGCCAATACAGGTGTTGTGTATATCCGTGGTGAGTATCCTGAATCCATAGAAATTACACAACAGGCCATCAACGACCTGAAAGCTAAAAAGCTGCTGGGTGATGACATACTGGGTACGGGTTTCAACTACGACTTTAAAGTAATAAAAGCACAGGGGGCTTACATATGTGGTGAGGAAACAGCACTGCTATCCTCAATCGAAGGACAACGCCCTGAAGTAAGGGTACGCCCTCCTTATCCTACACAGGAAGGATTGTTCAACAAACCTACAGTGGTCAACAATGTAGAGACATTGGCTTGCATCCCCTGGGTGATACAGAACGGCGGAGCAAAATTTGCTGCGATAGGTGTAGGCAAGTCAACAGGTACCAAGCTGGTATCACTGGACGGCTTCTTCAACAAACCCGGCATTTACGAAGTAGACATGGGTACACCTCTATCGGTTGTTATCAACGACCTGGGTGGTGGTTTCAAAGAAGATATAAAAGCCATGCACATTGGTGGTCCTCTTGGCGGACTGGTTCCGGTAGATAAGATCAATGACCTTTCCGTTGACTTTGAATCCTTCTCGCAGAACGGGTTCCTGTTAGGTCACGCATCCGTGGTATGTATACCACGCAACTACCCTATTATAAAATACATTGAGCACCTGTTCCAGTTTACCGCACACGAAAGCTGTGGTAAATGTTTCCCTTGCCGTTTGGGTTCTACCCGCGGTTACGAGATGGTGAACAAAGCACAGACCTCAGATTATAAAATGGACAGGAAACTGTTCACGGACTTGATAACCACTATGGAGATCGGTTCGCTCTGCGCATTGGGTGGCGGATTGCCTTTGCCTATACGCAACTCATTGAAATATTTTGATAACGAATTAGCACAATACTTCTCATAA